One genomic window of Quercus lobata isolate SW786 chromosome 9, ValleyOak3.0 Primary Assembly, whole genome shotgun sequence includes the following:
- the LOC115961925 gene encoding uncharacterized protein LOC115961925: MWDFAIEAVVSEIDDPKEGEVADERLGCTDAAPDPAHLHPTRQDAAMREGRRKPRIRAASCHMDFPTCADVAQIGPYQLYRQKPPKWPVQAETYVTKVEKPPGASVKSGGNTYFKCNYCDIVFMGSYSRVKAHLLQISGKSIRACVKVSKSHRLEMQRMHDQVENNKLEREQRSQILLPPPPPNCGIPISPFWRQEGSDSSHSTNPVDAKRRKVTMNTTLEKAFQNNARHDLDSRIARMFYTGGLLFNFARNPHYRSSYTFAATHSIPGYLPPGYNALRTTLLQKERAHVERLLKPIKDSWLENGVSIVSDGWSDSQRRPLINIMAISDGGPVFIKAIDGSGEFKDKLYIAGVLKDAIKEIGHEKVVQVITDNANVMKFVGALIEGEYSKILWTPCVVHTLNLALKNICAAKNTEKNEVTYEECSWITHVADDASFIRVFIMNHLMRLAMFNEFCPLKLLQVADTIFASVVVMLKRLKLIKRCLQAMAISDRWASYRKDDVGKAQKVKDMILSDLWWDNIDYILEFTAPIYDMLRITDTDKSCLHLVYKIWDSMIEKVKAVIYRHEGLEDDQYSSFWGVVYYSIEWLSENPKRIPPHQDHEISMERSKCLERYFEDENDLTVVKFEFAKFSGGKFPSPGALTDRWALQPLVWWQYHGFAFPTLQTLALKLLGQPCSSSCVERNWSTYKFIHSLKRNKMAPAYAEDLSDIHGGAGILENAALTLDEPELEAMVIGNVNTSATTSEVRSEVRSEAIDLENDDLCV, translated from the exons ATGTGGGATTTTGCCATAGAAGCTGTTGTTTCGGAGATTGATGATCCTAAGGAAGGTGAGGTTGCTGATGAAAGGCTGGGATGCACGGACGCAGCTCCAGACCCAGCGCACCTACATCCGACACGGCAGGACGCGGCGATGCGGGAGGGACGCCGCAAACCGCGCATCCGTGCCGCGTCGTGCCACATGGATTTCCCGACTTGCGCCGACGTGGCTCAAATTGGGCCGTACCAACTGTATCGGCAAAAACCGCCGAAATGGCCGGTTCAAGCCGAAACG TATGTGACTAAAGTAGAAAAACCACCTGGTGCTTCTGTTAAATCAGGTGGAAACACATACTTTAAGTGCAACTATTGTGATATAGTTTTTATGGGATCCTATTCTAGGGTTAAGGctcatttattacaaatttctgGCAAAAGTATTAGAGCATGCGTTAAGGTGTCAAAGAGCCATAGGTTGGAAATGCAGCGAATGCATGATCAAGTTGAGAATAATAAGTTAGAGAGAGAACAGAGAAGTCAAATTCTCTTACCCCCACCTCCCCCAAACTGTGGGATACCTATTTCCCCATTTTGGAGACAGGAAGGGAGTGATAGTAGTCATAGTACAAATCCGGTTGATGCTAAGAGGAGGAAGGTGACTATGAATACTACTTTGGAGAAAGCATTCCAAAATAATGCTAGACATGATTTGGATAGCAGAATTGCTAGGATGTTTTACACCGGTGGGCTTCTGTTTAACTTTGCAAGGAACCCACATTATCGTAGTTCCTATACATTTGCTGCTACCCATAGCATTCCGGGTTATCTTCCTCCTGGATACAATGCCTTGAGAACAACActtttgcaaaaagaaagagcTCATGTTGAAAGACTTTTGAAACCAATTAAGGACTCTTGGCTTGAAAATGGTGTAAGTATAGTTTCTGATGGATGGTCAGATTCACAAAGGAGGcctcttattaatattatggcTATATCAGATGGGGGTCCAGTGTTTATAAAGGCAATTGATGGGTCAGGTGAGTTCAAAGACAAACTTTATATTGCTGGGGTGTTGAAGGATGCTATAAAAGAGATTGGACATGAAAAAGTTGTCCAAGTCATCACtgataatgctaatgtgatgaaGTTTGTTGGAGCTCTTATTGAAGGTGAGTATTCTAAAATACTTTGGACACCTTGTGTTGTCCACACTCTCAATCTAgctttgaagaatatttgtGCAGCAAAAAACACTGAAAAGAATGAAGTTACATATGAGGAATGTAGTTGGATTACACATGTTGCTGATGATGCATCCTTCATACGTGTTTTTATCATGAACCATTTAATGAGGTTGGcaatgtttaatgaattttgtcCATTAAAACTGCTCCAAGTTGCTGATACTATATTTGCTTCGGTGGTTGTAATGTTGAAAAGgttgaagttgataaaaagatGCCTTCAAGCCATGGCTATTAGTGACCGATGGGCTTCTTATAGGAAGGATGATGTTGGAAAAGCTCAAAAGGTGAAAGATATGATTCTAAGTGATCTTTGGTGGGATAATATTGATTATATCCTTGAATTCACAGCACCCATTTACGATATGCTACGAATAACCGACACAGATAAGTCTTGTCTTCATCTTGTGTATAAGATATGGGATTCAATGATAGAGAAGGTGAAGGCAGTAATATATCGACATGAAGGCTTGGAAGATGATCAATATAGCTCATTTTGGGGTGTGGT GTATTACTCCATTGAATGGCTTTCGGAGAATCCAAAACGCATCCCTCCACATCAGGATCATGAAATTTCTATGGAAAGAAGCAAGTGTTTGGAGCGATACTTTGAAGATGAGAATGACTTAACGGTGGTGAAGTTTGAGTTTGCTAAATTTTCAGGAGGGAAGTTTCCTTCACCAGGTGCCTTGACAGATAGGTGGGCCTTACAACCTTTGGTTTGGTGGCAATACCATGGCTTTGCATTTCCAACTCTTCAAACCCTTGCCCTTAAACTTCTTGGACAACCTTGCTCATCCTCATGTGTTGAGAGAAATTGGAGCACatacaaattcattcattccttaaaaagaaacaaaatggctCCTGCATACGCTGAGGATTTG AGCGACATACATGGAGGAGCTGGAATTCTTGAGAATGCAGCTCTTACACTTGATGAGCCAGAGTTGGAGGCCATGGTTATTGGGAATGTTAACACTAGTGCTACTACTAGTGAAGTTCGAAGTGAAGTTCGAAGTGAAGCTATTGATCTTGAGAATGATGatctttgtgtttga